The Oscillatoria sp. FACHB-1407 genome includes a region encoding these proteins:
- a CDS encoding adenylate/guanylate cyclase domain-containing protein, which translates to MTLLDRGALPESIHMGEQQAVLKLYRQRRHITEAVAALEPYGVSSLVRERLVTILDEHDGRELYRFNPRLMATHLQLPEREMLGILVMGLKEGIFTLNWEIQCPICQSIDFRPKHLHDLQTLHTCPVCHSIHTTDADEQVRITFSLDERLRKLEPNTDDPDFRARMDRRYGVVSGHRMLTLQTFRDLFPRETLPPSESLQIRRVAILFTDLTGSTALYSRRGDARAFDLVRQHFNLLFQLVDENNGVVVKTIGDAVMGAFTNPADALQAAIAMHRKLAILNQDLALPPEDHLILKVGIDVGPCICVTLNDRPDYFGITVNTAARVQATSTGNAIAITDALVNDRSVADTLRDCTWQRRDLLLKGLDAPVMVHYIFPNAIDNSAQRVEPT; encoded by the coding sequence TTGACCCTTTTGGATCGGGGTGCGCTACCAGAGTCAATTCACATGGGGGAGCAACAGGCAGTGCTGAAACTGTATAGACAACGCCGACACATTACCGAAGCTGTAGCCGCACTCGAACCCTACGGGGTGAGTTCCTTGGTTCGGGAGAGGCTGGTCACCATTTTGGATGAGCATGATGGGCGCGAACTCTATCGCTTTAATCCCCGACTGATGGCAACTCACTTGCAACTCCCTGAGCGCGAGATGCTGGGGATTTTGGTGATGGGCTTAAAAGAGGGTATCTTCACCTTGAATTGGGAGATTCAGTGCCCTATCTGCCAGTCGATCGACTTTCGCCCCAAACACCTCCACGACTTGCAGACGTTGCACACCTGCCCGGTTTGCCACAGCATCCACACAACCGACGCTGATGAGCAGGTGCGCATCACCTTTAGCCTGGATGAGCGACTACGAAAGCTGGAACCCAATACGGATGATCCAGACTTTCGAGCCCGGATGGATCGGCGGTACGGTGTGGTGTCGGGGCATCGAATGTTAACGCTGCAAACCTTTCGAGATTTGTTCCCACGCGAGACACTGCCCCCCAGTGAGAGCCTACAGATTCGCCGAGTCGCCATTTTGTTTACTGATTTGACTGGGTCTACAGCCCTCTACAGTCGTCGAGGAGATGCGCGTGCCTTTGATTTAGTGCGCCAACACTTTAATTTACTGTTCCAACTGGTAGATGAGAACAATGGGGTCGTGGTCAAAACCATTGGTGATGCGGTCATGGGGGCTTTTACAAACCCTGCTGATGCGTTACAGGCGGCGATCGCCATGCACCGCAAACTCGCCATCCTCAACCAAGACCTGGCATTGCCCCCCGAAGATCATCTAATTCTCAAAGTGGGAATTGATGTGGGTCCGTGCATTTGTGTGACGCTAAACGATCGCCCCGATTATTTTGGGATCACGGTTAACACAGCCGCACGGGTACAGGCGACCAGTACAGGCAATGCGATCGCCATCACCGATGCCCTGGTCAATGATCGATCGGTCGCCGACACCTTAAGAGACTGCACCTGGCAACGCCGCGATCTATTGCTCAAGGGGCTAGATGCTCCTGTGATGGTTCACTACATTTTTCCAAATGCGATCGATAACTCGGCTCAGCGGGTCGAGCCGACCTAA
- a CDS encoding HD domain-containing protein encodes MVNSQLPGSGRTYHDPLHGAIALDRHDPIEALLIQLIDTPAFQRLRRIRQLGPASLTFHGAEGSRFTHSLGVMAIARRAFDRIAHRYPQLKPHRATVLCAALLHDIGHGPFSHTCEEIFGSHHEHWTIRILRESKPVRSRLDAFSPTLLDEIEQVYHKQHPIPLVWQLVSSQLDCDRLDYLMRDSYFTGASYGKLDLDRIILALDYDPVSQQLVVARKGMAAIEHYLIVRYFMYAQIYNHPKNIAASWLLEQAFQRARELLAEGRLVADDTMTTWLKDDCNLLDLTDYLNADDGVFLYHLQRWQQHDDPLLADLCRRLVDRDLLKALDVTHLSPEQQQDLLQKVQQRFSHSPNPTHPSDAGDRYVGLRTTWSRGYTLYHRGIKLKTETDLREISELSPLVQTLTQPWQRTWLLYPRDVDPLQFVTTGSNSE; translated from the coding sequence ATGGTTAATTCCCAGTTGCCCGGTTCTGGTCGAACCTATCACGATCCATTACATGGGGCGATCGCCCTGGATCGACACGACCCAATCGAGGCATTGTTGATTCAACTGATCGACACTCCGGCATTTCAGCGATTGCGGCGGATTCGTCAACTCGGACCTGCCAGTCTCACGTTTCATGGAGCAGAGGGGTCACGCTTTACCCATTCTCTGGGGGTGATGGCGATCGCTCGACGTGCCTTTGACCGCATTGCCCACCGTTATCCGCAACTCAAACCCCATCGGGCTACCGTTTTGTGTGCGGCGTTGTTGCACGACATCGGGCACGGTCCCTTTAGCCATACTTGCGAAGAAATTTTTGGCAGCCACCACGAACACTGGACAATCCGCATTCTTAGAGAGTCAAAACCTGTGCGATCGCGGTTGGATGCCTTTAGCCCCACGTTGCTCGACGAGATCGAACAGGTCTATCACAAACAACATCCCATTCCTCTGGTATGGCAGTTGGTGTCAAGCCAGTTGGATTGCGATCGCCTCGATTATTTGATGCGAGACAGCTATTTTACTGGGGCTTCCTACGGCAAGCTCGATCTCGATCGCATCATTCTGGCACTCGACTACGACCCCGTCAGCCAACAATTGGTGGTCGCCCGCAAAGGCATGGCTGCGATCGAGCACTACCTGATCGTGCGCTACTTCATGTATGCCCAAATCTACAATCACCCCAAAAATATTGCCGCTTCATGGTTGCTGGAGCAGGCATTTCAACGGGCACGAGAACTATTAGCCGAGGGCAGGTTAGTGGCGGACGACACCATGACGACCTGGCTGAAGGATGATTGTAATCTCCTCGATTTGACCGATTATCTCAATGCCGATGATGGGGTGTTTCTCTACCATCTGCAACGGTGGCAGCAACACGATGACCCACTGTTGGCGGATCTCTGTCGTCGTCTGGTCGATCGCGACCTGCTCAAAGCCCTGGATGTCACCCATCTGTCACCAGAGCAGCAACAAGACCTATTGCAGAAGGTTCAGCAGAGGTTTAGTCACAGCCCGAACCCCACCCACCCTTCTGACGCTGGCGATCGTTACGTTGGGTTGCGAACAACCTGGAGTCGGGGCTACACGCTTTATCATCGCGGTATCAAATTAAAAACGGAGACTGATCTGCGAGAAATTAGCGAATTGTCTCCTCTGGTGCAAACCTTAACCCAACCCTGGCAACGAACGTGGTTGCTGTATCCGCGTGATGTTGATCCGCTTCAGTTTGTAACGACTGGTTCAAACTCCGAGTAG
- a CDS encoding lecithin retinol acyltransferase family protein codes for MARGDQIYVMRPFLGLNGVYEHHGIDCGDGTVIHYSKAEDIATVRRTSYSAFSMGNPVYIKRYATHAIADVVIQRAESRVGEQQYNLVSNNCEHFATWCKTGINRSEQVEAYGLSSLGIDVFDSNQLVEEAARTGRVDQAIALFQQAHQNITTAEAQLLVQYNRAQTEVNNWHRVALAAMKRREEHLARSALERKVKFKRKAAELKTRLDELATMRENLNRNNTILEQRQKGYL; via the coding sequence ATGGCACGCGGTGATCAAATTTATGTCATGCGCCCTTTTCTTGGGTTGAATGGTGTCTACGAACACCATGGCATCGACTGTGGAGATGGTACAGTAATCCATTACAGTAAAGCCGAAGATATTGCAACCGTCCGGCGGACGTCCTATTCCGCTTTTTCGATGGGCAATCCGGTTTATATCAAGCGTTACGCCACTCACGCGATCGCCGATGTGGTGATACAACGGGCCGAAAGCCGGGTCGGAGAACAGCAATATAATCTGGTTTCAAACAACTGTGAACACTTCGCAACGTGGTGCAAAACGGGCATTAACAGGAGTGAGCAAGTGGAAGCCTACGGTCTCAGCAGTCTTGGTATCGATGTGTTTGATTCCAATCAGTTGGTAGAGGAAGCCGCTCGGACAGGGCGAGTTGATCAGGCGATCGCCCTGTTTCAACAAGCACACCAAAACATTACAACCGCCGAGGCACAACTCCTGGTGCAATACAATCGGGCACAGACCGAGGTGAATAACTGGCACCGAGTAGCCCTCGCAGCCATGAAGCGACGGGAAGAGCACCTGGCGCGATCGGCTCTTGAGCGCAAAGTAAAATTCAAACGCAAGGCCGCTGAACTCAAGACTCGGTTGGATGAACTGGCGACGATGCGCGAAAACCTTAACCGCAACAATACGATCTTAGAACAGCGGCAAAAGGGATATTTGTAG
- the pgl gene encoding 6-phosphogluconolactonase: MSRTVEVLPDLGALVQRSLSIVLEQMQQAVAERDIFTIALAGGNTPKPLYEAIAQENLPWDKIHVFWGDERYVPPDHPDSNQGMARRAWLDRVPIPASNIHPIATDAADPAIAAQTHEQLLQDFFPSQVSEFPSLDVVLLGIGDDGHTASLFPHTEALQVSDRLVTVGNKSGEPRITFTAPFINHARCVIFMVTGANKQIALSHILAPTGDSSTYPARLIQPQGQLWWLLDQAAGEQINDFVP; encoded by the coding sequence ATGAGTAGAACGGTTGAGGTCTTGCCCGATCTGGGAGCACTCGTGCAACGATCGCTCTCGATTGTGTTGGAGCAAATGCAACAGGCAGTCGCCGAACGCGACATCTTTACCATTGCCCTGGCGGGTGGCAACACGCCAAAACCGTTATACGAGGCGATCGCTCAAGAGAATTTGCCGTGGGATAAAATCCATGTGTTTTGGGGCGATGAGCGGTACGTACCCCCCGACCACCCCGACAGCAATCAGGGCATGGCGCGTCGAGCCTGGTTAGATCGCGTCCCCATCCCAGCCAGCAACATTCACCCCATCGCGACGGATGCCGCTGATCCGGCGATCGCCGCTCAAACCCACGAACAACTGCTGCAAGATTTCTTCCCCAGTCAGGTGAGTGAGTTTCCTTCTCTAGATGTGGTGCTGCTGGGGATTGGCGACGATGGGCACACCGCCTCTCTTTTTCCCCATACGGAAGCCTTGCAAGTGAGCGATCGCCTGGTTACGGTGGGCAACAAGTCAGGAGAACCTCGCATTACCTTTACCGCCCCTTTTATTAACCACGCTCGTTGTGTCATCTTTATGGTCACTGGGGCAAACAAGCAAATAGCCCTGAGCCATATTCTGGCTCCGACTGGGGATTCATCTACCTATCCAGCCCGCTTGATCCAACCCCAAGGTCAGCTGTGGTGGTTGTTAGACCAGGCAGCAGGCGAACAAATCAATGATTTCGTCCCTTAA
- a CDS encoding FHA domain-containing protein, whose product MIVCPNCTHQNPDGAVQCEACYTPLPAMINCPNCNAAVQADASFCGQCGFNLQAAASKSAYEEASAPAATIAPDFDIPDLLPPEPLIAPDPLVAEVSPTKPVGEATPPEMPPEPAAPPPAPIPNVPPPVPPTIAQPAPPMAVPPAEVTPRYSATQIQVQTARLLHVQTNTMIELPPNLPVIHIGKPNDRIPPDIDVSGFPNSEIVSRIHADIRADADAFYVEDVGSSNGTYINNIPLPMGNRHRLRPGDRIALGKGDKVTFLFQLS is encoded by the coding sequence ATGATTGTCTGTCCTAATTGCACTCACCAAAACCCAGATGGGGCAGTTCAGTGTGAAGCATGTTATACACCCCTGCCCGCAATGATCAACTGTCCGAATTGCAATGCTGCGGTTCAGGCAGACGCGAGTTTCTGTGGTCAATGCGGCTTTAACCTCCAGGCGGCGGCTAGTAAATCGGCATACGAAGAGGCGTCGGCTCCAGCCGCAACGATCGCCCCTGATTTTGATATTCCTGACCTGTTACCTCCTGAGCCCCTGATTGCCCCTGATCCATTGGTGGCTGAGGTCAGTCCAACCAAACCAGTCGGTGAGGCAACTCCACCTGAGATGCCACCTGAGCCAGCGGCTCCACCCCCAGCCCCAATTCCCAATGTGCCTCCACCCGTGCCGCCAACCATTGCCCAACCTGCTCCTCCCATGGCGGTTCCCCCGGCAGAAGTCACTCCCAGATACAGTGCGACTCAAATTCAAGTTCAGACGGCTCGACTGCTACACGTTCAAACGAATACGATGATCGAGCTTCCTCCCAATCTACCTGTCATCCACATTGGCAAGCCCAACGATCGCATTCCTCCCGATATTGATGTGTCTGGGTTCCCCAACTCTGAGATTGTTTCTCGGATTCATGCCGATATTCGCGCCGATGCGGATGCATTTTATGTTGAGGATGTAGGTAGCTCAAATGGCACCTATATCAACAACATTCCATTGCCAATGGGCAATCGTCATCGTCTGCGACCGGGCGATCGCATCGCGCTTGGCAAAGGAGATAAAGTAACATTTCTATTTCAACTGTCTTAG
- a CDS encoding response regulator, with the protein MYKVAVVDDDENWCLSIQRFLKQEFDITIFTTVSELLDHHQTYDLVLIDFTILPSSEYETVMNGCELIHHLKTTRQPPPLAILVSGFISRRDLGEGMQLCPNADAFLAKDAGLETTLQLVKRLLLSQ; encoded by the coding sequence GTGTATAAAGTTGCAGTCGTTGATGACGACGAAAATTGGTGTTTATCTATTCAGCGATTTCTCAAACAAGAATTTGATATCACGATTTTCACCACCGTTTCTGAGTTATTAGACCATCACCAAACTTACGACTTAGTCCTGATTGACTTTACGATCTTACCCTCTAGTGAATATGAAACTGTGATGAATGGTTGTGAGCTGATTCATCACTTAAAAACAACAAGACAACCCCCACCTCTGGCAATTTTAGTCTCAGGGTTTATCAGTCGCCGCGACCTGGGAGAAGGAATGCAACTCTGCCCCAATGCAGATGCATTTTTAGCAAAAGATGCTGGATTGGAGACAACTCTCCAACTCGTCAAACGGCTTTTGTTGAGTCAATAG
- a CDS encoding protein kinase domain-containing protein has product MITLSLLHPIKQIPVQVWTFPNETTIRIGRSTDNQVILYSAVVSRHHVELRRVGANWEIVNLGTNGTYLDGKRITQVPVKDGSIIRLARSGPNIQIRIGEEALKDSSKQLESERTLSQGPNYPITSTEIMERNLEDDVIEPDSDSDGDTSIPTGIPAGTIPVPPHLQLPTHNTTGIPDSPSPDPTPIALAVKPNPAPRTAPLSIATTCSHPRGGYLFCVDCGQPLQVLQVVENYQILQVLGQGDIGITYQAWRGGQNLALKTLNTDWVNNVKAREALECEADILRGLNHPKIPHVVDFFVSANQPYCVMELMPGQSLAQTVTVEGAITQEQAIAWMIELCKILDYLHSFTPPILHRGIKPNALIRQSLPHAPDAIALVDFGAIKTLALGNDPRAGFTGYTAPEQLDMNATPATDLYAIGPLLAYLLTGQNPITFYGDRDQGYRLYADTIPNISPQLAEIIQTLTHPQPDERYPSAKVLVDALHQV; this is encoded by the coding sequence GTGATTACTCTGTCACTTCTGCATCCTATTAAACAGATCCCAGTTCAGGTTTGGACGTTTCCAAACGAGACAACCATTCGTATTGGTCGTTCCACCGACAATCAAGTCATTCTCTACAGTGCAGTGGTGTCTCGACATCACGTTGAGCTGCGACGGGTAGGAGCCAACTGGGAAATCGTCAATCTCGGCACCAACGGCACCTATTTGGATGGCAAGCGGATTACCCAAGTCCCGGTCAAAGATGGCTCCATTATTCGGTTGGCGCGATCGGGTCCAAACATTCAGATCCGCATCGGCGAAGAGGCACTCAAAGATTCTTCCAAACAGTTGGAAAGTGAGCGCACTCTGAGCCAGGGACCCAATTACCCCATTACCTCCACTGAAATCATGGAGCGTAATTTGGAAGACGACGTGATTGAGCCTGACTCCGACAGTGATGGCGATACCTCCATTCCAACAGGCATCCCAGCGGGCACAATTCCAGTTCCGCCCCATCTACAATTGCCAACCCATAACACGACGGGCATTCCAGATAGCCCCAGCCCAGATCCAACCCCTATTGCCCTTGCCGTAAAACCTAATCCCGCTCCCAGGACGGCTCCTCTATCAATTGCGACAACCTGTAGCCATCCTCGCGGTGGCTATTTATTTTGTGTGGATTGTGGACAACCACTCCAGGTGTTACAGGTCGTTGAAAATTATCAGATCCTACAAGTGCTGGGACAGGGAGATATCGGCATCACCTACCAGGCTTGGCGTGGCGGACAAAACCTGGCGTTGAAAACCTTAAACACCGATTGGGTCAATAATGTAAAGGCACGAGAAGCCTTGGAATGTGAGGCAGACATTCTACGGGGCTTAAACCATCCCAAAATTCCCCATGTGGTTGATTTTTTTGTCTCTGCCAATCAACCCTATTGTGTCATGGAACTGATGCCGGGGCAGAGTCTCGCCCAAACGGTGACTGTAGAAGGGGCCATTACCCAGGAGCAAGCGATCGCCTGGATGATTGAGCTGTGTAAAATCCTGGACTATTTGCACAGCTTTACTCCACCAATTCTGCACCGAGGCATCAAACCCAACGCCCTGATTCGCCAGAGTTTGCCCCATGCTCCAGATGCGATCGCTCTGGTTGACTTTGGAGCCATCAAAACGCTCGCTTTAGGAAACGACCCCCGCGCTGGGTTTACGGGCTATACCGCTCCTGAACAACTGGATATGAACGCCACTCCCGCTACTGACCTCTACGCCATCGGTCCGTTGCTGGCTTATCTTTTGACTGGACAAAACCCAATTACGTTTTACGGCGATCGCGATCAGGGATACCGCCTCTACGCTGACACCATCCCCAACATTTCGCCCCAGCTTGCCGAGATTATTCAAACTCTGACCCATCCGCAACCAGACGAACGCTACCCTTCCGCAAAAGTACTCGTTGACGCATTGCACCAGGTTTAA
- a CDS encoding sensor histidine kinase, with protein MTAREAFIQASLLNRMTNRIRQSLELTEILSATVAEVRSFLQTDRIKVYRFQSDGTGQVIAESVHDHRLPSLLGLHFPATDIPPAARELFIKARQRSIVSVPDQMITLNRLPDVKTTGSLTLETLQQHSLAEVLQRPVDPCHVEYLTAMGVQSSLVVPILHGQTLWGLLVSHHAQPKTFSEAELQTMQLLADQVSVAIAQSDILSQTRHRAYREGLINQVSTLLHMPLRIQDVLQMVLERIVQASQAAGGRLYLKLNEAETEHELYTYGSQPQLPDQGLLLEEYPLWHDIITSERLPFQTMDEVDTWIDMMVADRNNLTLLHNSPHAVEAIADLYQDQRLYDVVPLFRPTTIRSILLMPLQHRHFSLGCLTIFRNEVDTNIVWAGQQDRDYRSDRVRLSFDAWCELKRGQPQEWTADDIELVRSLGTHLTLAVMQRRLYQCEREQRLLVEMRNQELHNARATAEEASRLKSNFLSSTSHELRTPLASMLNYLKLLNEGFYNDEEELKEYIHIAHRSAENLVALINDVLDIAKVEAGRMPVTIESVSLPDLLAEQDMLFRAESRRTGISLVIECEVGNISSDPIKLRQILTNLLSNAFKFTEQGEVRVRAIQSNTPLETSQNRSANGAIAQQQVIKISVTDTGIGINTQKQESLFEPFVQADGSIKRRYGGTGLGLTICKRLVELMGGQIWLDSPGKGQGTTITFTLPTIPLI; from the coding sequence ATGACAGCGAGAGAAGCATTCATTCAAGCCTCCCTCCTCAACCGAATGACCAATCGAATTCGGCAATCCCTTGAACTGACGGAAATTTTGTCAGCGACAGTGGCAGAGGTTCGCTCCTTTTTGCAGACCGATCGCATCAAGGTTTATCGATTTCAATCCGATGGCACCGGGCAAGTCATCGCCGAGTCGGTTCACGACCATCGGTTGCCTTCACTGTTGGGGTTGCACTTTCCAGCAACCGACATTCCCCCAGCGGCACGGGAACTGTTTATCAAAGCGCGACAGCGATCGATTGTCAGTGTACCCGATCAAATGATCACGCTAAACCGCTTGCCGGATGTGAAAACCACAGGGAGTCTTACCCTGGAAACGCTCCAACAGCATTCTTTGGCTGAGGTTCTGCAACGTCCAGTTGACCCCTGTCATGTTGAATATCTAACTGCGATGGGTGTGCAGTCCTCGTTAGTGGTGCCAATTTTGCACGGTCAGACCCTATGGGGTTTACTCGTCTCACACCACGCCCAACCCAAAACGTTTTCAGAAGCAGAATTACAAACGATGCAACTCCTGGCAGATCAGGTGTCAGTGGCGATCGCCCAATCCGACATCTTGAGCCAAACTCGCCACAGAGCCTATCGAGAGGGTCTGATTAATCAAGTGTCAACCCTGCTTCACATGCCGCTGCGGATACAGGATGTTTTGCAGATGGTGTTAGAGCGAATTGTACAGGCATCCCAGGCAGCAGGCGGGAGGCTCTATCTTAAGCTGAATGAAGCCGAAACCGAACATGAATTGTATACCTACGGCTCACAGCCCCAGTTACCGGATCAAGGCTTGCTCCTCGAAGAATATCCGCTTTGGCATGACATCATCACCTCTGAGCGACTCCCCTTTCAGACGATGGATGAGGTGGACACCTGGATAGATATGATGGTTGCGGACAGAAACAACTTAACTCTGCTGCACAATAGTCCTCATGCGGTGGAGGCGATCGCCGACCTCTATCAAGATCAGCGGTTGTATGATGTTGTGCCGCTGTTCCGTCCAACGACCATCCGCAGCATTCTCCTGATGCCCCTCCAACATAGGCACTTTTCGTTGGGATGCCTGACCATCTTTCGCAACGAAGTGGACACGAATATTGTCTGGGCAGGTCAACAGGATAGAGACTATCGAAGCGATCGGGTGCGGCTCTCGTTTGACGCTTGGTGTGAACTCAAGCGAGGTCAGCCCCAGGAATGGACAGCCGATGACATCGAACTGGTGCGATCGCTCGGCACTCACCTCACCCTGGCAGTCATGCAGAGACGGTTGTATCAGTGTGAACGCGAGCAACGGTTACTCGTTGAAATGCGCAATCAGGAGCTTCATAACGCCCGTGCCACTGCTGAGGAGGCAAGTCGCCTCAAGTCCAATTTCCTCTCGTCTACCAGCCATGAGTTACGTACACCTCTGGCATCCATGCTCAACTATTTGAAGCTGTTGAATGAGGGATTTTACAACGATGAGGAAGAACTCAAGGAATACATTCACATTGCCCATCGCTCAGCCGAAAATCTCGTCGCACTGATCAACGATGTGTTGGATATTGCCAAAGTCGAAGCTGGACGGATGCCTGTCACCATAGAGTCCGTTTCTCTACCCGATCTGTTGGCAGAGCAAGATATGCTATTTCGGGCGGAGAGCCGTCGTACGGGGATTTCTCTCGTGATCGAGTGTGAGGTGGGCAACATCTCCAGCGACCCCATCAAATTGCGACAAATTCTCACCAACCTGCTGTCTAACGCTTTCAAATTTACAGAACAGGGAGAGGTGCGGGTACGAGCAATTCAGAGCAACACCCCCTTAGAAACAAGCCAAAACCGCTCAGCGAATGGGGCGATCGCCCAACAACAGGTCATTAAAATCTCGGTCACTGACACAGGTATCGGAATCAACACCCAAAAACAGGAATCGCTCTTTGAGCCATTTGTTCAGGCAGATGGCTCAATTAAACGGCGTTATGGTGGTACAGGTTTGGGGCTAACTATTTGTAAGCGGTTAGTCGAGTTAATGGGTGGGCAAATCTGGTTAGACAGCCCCGGCAAAGGACAGGGCACCACAATTACGTTTACCTTACCAACCATTCCATTAATTTAA
- a CDS encoding response regulator codes for MKSQLNILLVDDDYLLAKGTAKLIQRLGGHQVDIADEPAEIFKYCQAGKVDLVLMDVNLPGAEWENHEVSGADLARFLKSDPKTAHIPIILITAYAMLAERETLLSTSQADDFFAKPITDYQKLLDAIARLHNRNQMS; via the coding sequence GTGAAATCGCAACTGAATATCCTTCTTGTAGACGACGATTATTTATTAGCAAAAGGAACTGCCAAACTGATTCAACGGTTGGGTGGTCATCAGGTCGATATTGCAGATGAACCAGCCGAAATTTTTAAGTATTGTCAGGCTGGAAAGGTCGATCTTGTACTGATGGATGTCAATTTACCAGGAGCAGAATGGGAAAATCATGAAGTGAGTGGAGCAGATCTAGCCCGATTCTTAAAAAGTGACCCCAAAACAGCCCATATTCCTATTATTTTGATCACTGCTTATGCCATGCTTGCAGAACGAGAAACACTCTTATCAACGTCTCAAGCGGATGATTTTTTTGCAAAACCCATAACAGATTATCAAAAGCTTTTGGATGCGATCGCCCGGTTACACAATCGCAATCAAATGTCTTGA
- the ygfZ gene encoding CAF17-like 4Fe-4S cluster assembly/insertion protein YgfZ, giving the protein MGMVDGGANGVTATNDTAAREAVRSGVAVGDRSHWGRLQVSDADRLRYLHNQTTNNFNSLQPGQGCDTVFVTSTGRTIDLVTAYVTDNAVLLLVSPNRRTYLMEWMDRFIFFADKVAIKDLTDSTATFSLLGTRSDALLEKLGAGDMVGKPYASHAIYSINGIEARVAVGSGLTTPGYTLLTSATDAPALWQVLTEMGVVPMSNTLWEQLRIEQGRPLPDHELTEDFNPLEAGLWHTISLSKGCYIGQETIARLHTYRGVKQQLWGVRLSAPAETGSAIMAGDEKVGVLTSCTNTDQGIIGLAYIRTKAVAPDLKVQIGSSQGELVSLPFVSHEYL; this is encoded by the coding sequence ATGGGTATGGTTGATGGGGGTGCCAACGGAGTGACGGCAACGAATGACACAGCAGCACGCGAGGCAGTGCGATCGGGGGTGGCAGTGGGCGATCGCTCCCACTGGGGACGGCTGCAAGTCTCTGATGCTGATCGGTTGCGCTATCTGCACAATCAAACCACCAACAACTTCAACAGTTTGCAACCGGGGCAGGGGTGTGACACCGTTTTTGTCACCTCCACTGGGCGCACGATCGACCTCGTCACGGCTTACGTTACAGATAATGCGGTCTTGCTGCTCGTCTCACCCAACCGCCGCACCTACTTAATGGAGTGGATGGATCGGTTCATTTTCTTTGCCGATAAGGTGGCAATCAAAGACCTCACCGACAGCACCGCAACCTTCAGTCTGTTGGGAACTAGAAGCGATGCGCTCTTAGAAAAGCTGGGGGCAGGGGACATGGTCGGTAAACCTTACGCCAGTCATGCCATCTACTCGATCAACGGCATTGAGGCTCGTGTGGCGGTTGGCAGTGGATTGACAACACCGGGCTACACGCTTTTAACATCAGCAACGGATGCCCCAGCTTTGTGGCAGGTGCTGACGGAAATGGGAGTTGTGCCCATGAGCAACACCCTCTGGGAGCAACTCCGGATTGAACAGGGTCGTCCATTGCCTGACCATGAGCTAACCGAGGACTTTAACCCGTTGGAAGCGGGGCTGTGGCATACCATTTCATTGAGCAAAGGCTGTTATATCGGGCAAGAGACGATCGCCCGTTTGCATACCTATCGTGGAGTCAAACAACAATTGTGGGGGGTTCGCCTCAGTGCTCCTGCCGAAACTGGCAGCGCAATCATGGCAGGTGATGAAAAAGTGGGCGTTTTAACGAGTTGTACTAACACCGACCAGGGAATCATCGGACTGGCTTACATTCGTACCAAAGCGGTTGCTCCTGACCTCAAAGTGCAGATTGGATCGAGTCAGGGAGAGTTAGTCTCTCTGCCCTTTGTCAGCCATGAGTATTTGTAA